From Deinococcus reticulitermitis, the proteins below share one genomic window:
- a CDS encoding helix-turn-helix domain-containing protein, with protein MSRSLRYPVVLSAEQEHTLRGMTSRGSGKARVMTRARILLMVHRGVTDSDIKEALGISVQMVQATRKRFALGGLDAALFDAPHPGRPAKFDGKDRAAITAL; from the coding sequence ATGAGTCGTTCTCTTCGCTACCCAGTGGTGTTGAGTGCTGAGCAGGAACACACTTTGCGAGGCATGACGTCGAGGGGAAGTGGCAAGGCGCGGGTCATGACCCGCGCCCGGATTCTGCTGATGGTGCACCGAGGGGTTACCGACTCAGACATCAAAGAAGCCCTTGGAATCAGCGTCCAGATGGTGCAAGCGACTCGGAAGCGCTTTGCCCTGGGAGGCCTGGATGCGGCGCTCTTCGATGCGCCGCATCCAGGACGACCCGCCAAGTTCGACGGCAAAGACCGGGCGGCCATTACCGCGCTCG
- a CDS encoding AMP-binding protein has product MNLAHFLARTARTHPERPAILHGTELVRTYGGFAERAARLARTLREEYGLRPGDRAALFMTNHPAYYSVFQFVIVRYESFSSLPSGVEC; this is encoded by the coding sequence GTGAACCTCGCACATTTCCTGGCGCGCACGGCCCGCACGCATCCGGAGCGCCCGGCGATTCTGCACGGCACCGAACTCGTGCGGACCTACGGCGGGTTCGCGGAGCGCGCCGCCCGGCTCGCCCGCACGCTGCGCGAGGAGTATGGCCTGCGCCCCGGCGACCGGGCGGCCCTCTTCATGACCAACCATCCCGCCTACTACAGCGTTTTCCAATTTGTCATAGTGAGGTATGAGTCGTTCTCTTCGCTACCCAGTGGTGTTGAGTGCTGA
- a CDS encoding acetyl-CoA acetyltransferase, which translates to MTTSLCPVIVGWAHLPFGRHADLDLETMITRAARAALGDAGVPAREIGGVWLGHLGGGLVPENFCSSLALQADDDLRWAPATRVENACASGAAALYAACDAIEAGRIDTALVIGAEKMTARSGPEVTQALSHASYVREEAAHGLTFPGIFAQVARDHFARWGDQRRALARIAAKNHANGVRNPFAQMRKALSVEFCDQVSEKNPMIADPLRMTDCSLVSDGAAALVLTRADRAADFSRAVRFRARAQVSDYLPMSRRDPASFEGPRRAWAQALGAAGCEVGDLSFAEIHDCFTIAELLTYEAMGLTAPGQGVRALDEGTVYPDGRLPVNVSGGLKAKGHPIGATGVSMHVLSAMQLCGEAGEMQLPRAELAGVFNMGGSAVANYVSVLERAR; encoded by the coding sequence GTGACCACTTCCCTTTGCCCCGTGATCGTCGGCTGGGCGCACTTGCCCTTTGGCCGGCACGCGGACCTCGACCTCGAAACGATGATCACCCGCGCGGCGCGCGCGGCGCTCGGCGATGCCGGCGTGCCGGCGCGCGAGATCGGCGGCGTCTGGCTCGGCCACCTCGGCGGCGGGCTCGTGCCGGAGAACTTCTGCTCCTCGCTGGCGCTTCAGGCCGACGACGACCTGCGCTGGGCACCGGCGACGCGGGTGGAGAACGCCTGCGCGTCGGGGGCCGCGGCGCTGTATGCCGCCTGCGACGCGATCGAGGCGGGGAGGATCGACACGGCGCTGGTGATCGGTGCGGAAAAGATGACGGCGCGCTCCGGGCCGGAGGTCACGCAGGCGCTCAGCCACGCGTCGTATGTCCGCGAGGAGGCGGCGCACGGACTCACGTTCCCCGGCATCTTCGCGCAGGTGGCCCGCGACCACTTCGCGCGCTGGGGCGATCAGCGCCGAGCCCTCGCGCGGATCGCCGCCAAGAACCACGCCAACGGCGTGCGTAACCCGTTCGCGCAGATGCGTAAAGCCCTGAGCGTCGAGTTCTGCGACCAGGTGTCCGAGAAAAACCCGATGATCGCCGACCCGCTGCGGATGACCGACTGCTCGCTGGTGTCGGACGGGGCCGCCGCGCTCGTGCTGACCCGCGCCGACCGGGCGGCGGACTTCTCCCGCGCGGTGCGTTTCCGGGCGCGGGCACAGGTGAGCGACTACCTGCCGATGTCGCGCCGGGACCCGGCCTCCTTTGAAGGTCCCCGCCGGGCCTGGGCGCAGGCGCTCGGGGCCGCCGGCTGCGAGGTCGGCGACCTCTCCTTTGCCGAGATTCACGACTGCTTCACCATCGCTGAGCTGCTGACCTACGAGGCGATGGGCCTGACTGCCCCCGGCCAGGGCGTGCGGGCGCTCGACGAGGGCACGGTGTACCCGGACGGGCGGCTGCCGGTCAACGTCTCGGGGGGCCTGAAGGCCAAGGGGCATCCCATCGGCGCGACCGGCGTCTCCATGCACGTCCTGAGCGCGATGCAGCTGTGCGGAGAAGCCGGCGAGATGCAGCTGCCGCGCGCCGAGCTCGCCGGGGTCTTCAACATGGGCGGCTCGGCAGTCGCCAACTACGTCAGCGTGCTGGAGCGCGCGCGGTGA
- a CDS encoding ABC transporter substrate-binding protein: protein MKKRLMSGLALALCGILSSASAVKVGVLLPLTGANSVGGQAARNGYLLAQEEINKAGGVLGKPLELVFADDGNAPAKAVPEFVKLATVEKVDFMAGGLSSATSIAVSGPAKQYNTFMNWIGAAAIPVEDAFADHKYFFHYHPWSYHNTEAILNLFKFVKTTQKVNKIAIAYEDGPFGSAGIDAFVDAYKKAGFDVVLVEKFKAGSANFGPLVSKAKAAKPDMLLWIGFDTDALPLATEIKQQKLDVGFVYGAPPSWPVGFDKNALSAGMAGATMWLPTTPNKESRAFVAAYRKKFGNMTEEYFAPLAYVSLKSLAAAINRAKTTDKDKVAAELAKTKMATPFGPLTFKPSLKTKYQGFTGSNWSHFQFQGSDRYVVFPLKTASKKLIWNR, encoded by the coding sequence ATGAAAAAGCGACTGATGTCGGGCCTCGCGCTGGCCCTTTGCGGAATCCTGTCGAGCGCCTCGGCGGTCAAGGTGGGCGTCTTGCTGCCGCTGACCGGCGCCAACAGCGTCGGCGGCCAGGCGGCCAGAAACGGCTACCTGCTCGCGCAGGAGGAGATCAACAAGGCAGGCGGCGTCCTCGGCAAACCGCTCGAACTCGTCTTCGCCGACGATGGCAACGCGCCGGCCAAGGCGGTCCCCGAGTTCGTGAAGCTCGCTACCGTCGAGAAGGTGGACTTCATGGCGGGCGGCCTGAGCAGCGCCACCTCGATCGCGGTGAGCGGCCCCGCCAAGCAGTACAACACCTTCATGAACTGGATCGGCGCGGCGGCGATTCCGGTCGAGGACGCCTTCGCCGACCACAAGTATTTCTTCCACTACCACCCCTGGTCCTACCACAACACCGAAGCGATCCTGAACCTCTTCAAGTTCGTCAAAACCACCCAGAAGGTCAACAAGATCGCCATCGCCTATGAGGACGGTCCCTTCGGCAGCGCCGGCATTGACGCTTTCGTGGACGCCTACAAGAAGGCCGGCTTCGACGTGGTGCTCGTCGAGAAGTTCAAGGCCGGCAGCGCCAACTTCGGCCCGCTGGTGTCCAAGGCCAAGGCCGCCAAGCCCGACATGCTGCTGTGGATCGGCTTCGACACCGACGCCCTGCCGCTCGCCACCGAGATCAAGCAGCAGAAGCTCGACGTGGGCTTCGTCTACGGCGCGCCGCCCTCGTGGCCGGTGGGGTTTGACAAGAACGCGCTCTCGGCAGGCATGGCCGGCGCGACGATGTGGCTGCCCACCACCCCCAACAAGGAAAGCCGCGCCTTCGTCGCCGCCTACCGCAAGAAGTTCGGCAACATGACTGAGGAGTACTTCGCGCCGCTCGCCTACGTGAGCCTCAAGTCGCTCGCCGCCGCGATCAACCGCGCCAAGACCACCGACAAGGACAAGGTGGCCGCCGAACTCGCCAAGACGAAGATGGCGACGCCCTTCGGGCCGCTGACCTTCAAGCCGAGTCTCAAGACGAAATACCAGGGCTTCACCGGCAGCAACTGGTCGCACTTCCAGTTCCAGGGCTCCGACCGCTACGTGGTCTTCCCGCTGAAGACGGCGAGCAAGAAACTCATCTGGAACAGATAA
- a CDS encoding branched-chain amino acid ABC transporter permease yields MDLFLQTLVNGLLQSGIYALVAAGLALAVGVVGIVNFAHGEFLMIGAFMAWAASALLGLDPLLSLPFVALAVFGVGALTYRVSIRHVLLAPELNQMLLTFGLSILLQNLALMFLGGNTRTVSVPYQASSLSLGELSIGGPKAIAFLFAAAILGALYFVLYRTTLGKQMRAVAQNRRGAQLIGIHVDRVYLQAFGVASALSAVAGVLVAVLLFASPTVGLVFALKAFAIIVMAGLGNLTGVLWASVVLGLSEALVQTYVPGGGGWSDAVFFLMIFATLVWRSYRGAR; encoded by the coding sequence ATGGACCTTTTTCTGCAAACCCTCGTGAACGGCCTGCTTCAGAGCGGCATCTACGCGCTCGTCGCTGCCGGGCTCGCGCTCGCGGTGGGCGTGGTGGGCATCGTGAACTTCGCCCACGGCGAATTCCTGATGATCGGGGCCTTTATGGCCTGGGCAGCGAGCGCGCTGCTTGGCCTCGATCCGTTGCTGTCGCTGCCCTTCGTCGCGCTCGCCGTGTTCGGGGTTGGGGCGCTGACCTACCGCGTCAGTATCCGGCACGTGCTGCTCGCGCCCGAGCTCAACCAGATGCTGCTCACCTTCGGGCTGAGCATCCTGCTGCAAAACCTCGCGCTGATGTTTCTCGGCGGCAATACCCGCACCGTCAGCGTGCCGTATCAGGCGAGCTCACTCTCGCTCGGTGAACTCAGCATCGGCGGCCCCAAGGCGATCGCGTTTCTGTTCGCCGCCGCCATCCTCGGGGCGCTGTACTTCGTCCTCTACCGCACCACCCTCGGCAAGCAGATGCGCGCGGTCGCGCAAAACCGCCGGGGCGCCCAACTGATCGGCATCCACGTGGACCGGGTGTACCTGCAAGCCTTCGGGGTGGCGAGTGCGCTCTCGGCGGTGGCGGGCGTGCTCGTCGCCGTGCTGTTGTTCGCCAGTCCGACGGTCGGGCTGGTGTTCGCCCTCAAGGCGTTCGCGATCATTGTGATGGCGGGCCTCGGCAACCTGACCGGGGTGCTGTGGGCGTCGGTGGTCCTCGGGCTCTCCGAGGCGCTCGTGCAGACCTACGTACCGGGCGGCGGTGGCTGGAGCGACGCCGTGTTCTTTCTGATGATCTTCGCCACGCTGGTGTGGCGCTCGTACCGGGGGGCGCGGTGA
- a CDS encoding branched-chain amino acid ABC transporter permease: MTARPAGAAPRRAPEFQAAYFIPLAIFFLLALAFPFLPLGDRRDFLLQIGFFTLVASIMALSWDILARSGQVSLAHAAFYGLGAYGYALLLKVGVPWGLAMPLSTLIAGLFGLLLGAVTMRLNGMYFAIATLAFTEVIRTVIQNLPESVAGGANGLLVPALLGGNGQAQYLFALGALLLTVVVSLAVRLTRLHHAFSAIRQGEETARVLGVSVVRYKLIAIFISSVLAALAGVLYAGKTFFINPLETFSIANSIAPLTTSIFGGLYTTLGPVLGATILRVAEELLHSVVKNGYLVVYGLVLMLSILWLPRGITHLLRRGRKGGDL, encoded by the coding sequence GTGACCGCCCGGCCTGCCGGGGCCGCGCCGCGCCGCGCGCCCGAGTTCCAGGCGGCGTATTTCATTCCGCTCGCGATTTTTTTCCTGCTCGCCCTCGCCTTTCCCTTTCTCCCGCTCGGCGACCGGCGCGACTTCCTGCTTCAGATCGGCTTTTTCACGCTGGTCGCCAGCATCATGGCGCTGTCGTGGGACATCCTGGCGCGCAGCGGGCAGGTCTCGCTCGCGCACGCGGCCTTTTACGGCCTCGGGGCCTACGGCTACGCGCTGCTGCTGAAAGTCGGGGTGCCCTGGGGGCTCGCCATGCCGCTGTCTACCCTGATCGCCGGGCTCTTCGGGCTCTTGCTCGGCGCCGTCACGATGCGCCTGAACGGGATGTACTTCGCGATTGCCACCCTCGCCTTTACCGAGGTGATCCGGACCGTGATCCAGAACCTCCCCGAAAGCGTCGCGGGCGGCGCCAACGGGCTGCTCGTGCCGGCGCTGCTCGGCGGCAACGGGCAGGCGCAGTACCTCTTCGCGCTCGGCGCCCTGCTGCTCACGGTTGTGGTGAGCCTCGCGGTGCGGCTGACCCGGCTGCACCACGCCTTTTCCGCGATCCGGCAGGGCGAGGAGACCGCGCGGGTGCTCGGGGTGTCGGTCGTGCGCTACAAGTTGATCGCAATCTTCATCTCCAGCGTGCTCGCCGCGCTCGCCGGGGTGCTGTACGCGGGCAAGACCTTTTTCATCAATCCGCTCGAGACGTTTTCCATCGCCAACTCGATCGCGCCGCTGACCACCTCGATCTTCGGCGGGCTCTACACCACGCTCGGCCCGGTGCTCGGCGCCACGATTCTGCGCGTGGCGGAAGAACTGCTGCACTCGGTCGTCAAAAACGGCTACCTCGTCGTCTACGGTCTGGTGTTGATGCTGAGCATCCTGTGGCTGCCGCGCGGCATCACCCACCTGCTGCGGCGCGGGCGCAAGGGAGGCGACCTGTGA
- a CDS encoding ABC transporter ATP-binding protein, with protein sequence MSGPSPDVVLRAQGLTKRFGGLLAVQNVSFTQYSGEVLAVIGPNGAGKTTLLNLLSGVYRPTSGRLELLGQDVTALSMEGRCHLGLGRAFQIVRPFPEMTVLENVTVGALFGQAGTRLPEARERAYELLERTGLAAHADKEAHELTLLQDKRLEVARALATRPRVLLLDEVMAGLRPAEAQEAVALVRSVRDSGISVLFIEHIMPVVRDLADRVVVMDQGQVLAEGTYREVTANPQVVAAYLGTETELQA encoded by the coding sequence GTGAGCGGCCCCTCTCCCGACGTCGTTCTGCGAGCCCAGGGCCTCACCAAACGCTTCGGCGGGCTGCTGGCCGTGCAGAACGTGAGTTTCACCCAGTACTCGGGCGAGGTTCTTGCGGTGATCGGCCCGAACGGGGCGGGCAAGACGACGCTGCTCAACCTGCTCTCGGGCGTGTACCGGCCCACGAGCGGGCGGCTCGAACTGCTCGGCCAGGACGTGACCGCGCTCTCGATGGAGGGGCGCTGTCACCTGGGCTTAGGCCGCGCCTTCCAGATCGTGCGCCCCTTTCCCGAGATGACGGTGCTCGAAAACGTGACGGTGGGCGCGCTGTTCGGCCAGGCCGGCACCCGGCTCCCCGAGGCGCGCGAGCGGGCCTACGAACTCCTGGAGCGCACCGGCCTCGCCGCGCACGCCGACAAGGAGGCGCACGAGCTGACGCTGCTGCAAGACAAGCGTCTGGAGGTCGCCCGCGCCCTCGCCACCCGGCCCCGCGTGCTGCTGCTCGACGAGGTGATGGCGGGACTGCGCCCGGCCGAGGCGCAGGAAGCCGTCGCCCTCGTCCGCAGCGTGCGCGACTCGGGCATCAGCGTGCTGTTTATCGAGCACATCATGCCGGTGGTGCGTGACCTCGCCGACCGGGTGGTCGTGATGGACCAGGGCCAGGTGCTCGCGGAAGGCACCTACCGCGAGGTGACGGCCAATCCGCAGGTGGTGGCGGCCTACCTCGGCACCGAAACGGAGTTGCAGGCATGA
- a CDS encoding ABC transporter ATP-binding protein — MSQRIQGQELVIGGLAAGYGKVQVLWDVSLRVGPGEFVAMIGANGAGKTTTLRAVSGVVRPGAGRITLGGRDITRASPSEIVALGLGHVPEGRELFPHMTVLENLELGAALRPEARAAQQSTLEHVYSLFPRLSERASQLAGTLSGGEQQMVAVGRALMGRPSVLVVDEPSLGLSPLMTQTVFGALKAVNEEGVSVLLVEQNVGLSLRLAARAYVLENGQVVKEGSGAQLLADPAVREAYLAL; from the coding sequence ATGAGTCAGCGCATTCAAGGACAGGAACTCGTGATCGGGGGCCTCGCCGCCGGTTACGGCAAGGTGCAGGTGCTCTGGGACGTGTCGCTGCGCGTCGGCCCTGGCGAGTTCGTCGCCATGATCGGCGCGAACGGGGCCGGGAAGACGACCACCCTGCGTGCCGTGAGCGGCGTGGTGAGGCCGGGCGCAGGCCGCATCACCCTCGGCGGGCGCGACATCACCCGCGCCTCTCCCAGCGAGATCGTCGCCCTTGGGCTCGGGCACGTTCCGGAAGGCCGCGAACTGTTCCCGCACATGACGGTGCTGGAAAACCTCGAACTTGGCGCCGCGCTGCGCCCCGAAGCCCGCGCCGCGCAGCAAAGTACTCTCGAGCACGTCTATTCCCTGTTCCCGCGCCTCTCCGAGCGCGCCTCGCAGCTCGCCGGCACCCTGTCGGGCGGCGAGCAACAGATGGTGGCGGTGGGCCGCGCCCTGATGGGCCGCCCCAGCGTGCTCGTGGTGGATGAGCCCAGCCTGGGCCTCTCGCCGCTGATGACCCAGACGGTGTTCGGAGCGTTGAAAGCCGTGAACGAGGAAGGCGTGAGCGTGCTGCTCGTCGAGCAGAACGTGGGCCTGAGCCTGCGACTCGCCGCGCGCGCCTACGTGCTCGAAAACGGGCAGGTCGTGAAAGAAGGCAGCGGCGCGCAGCTGCTCGCCGACCCGGCGGTGCGGGAGGCGTACCTGGCGCTGTAA